The following coding sequences are from one Enterococcus sp. 4G2_DIV0659 window:
- the rpoC gene encoding DNA-directed RNA polymerase subunit beta': MIDVNKFESMQIGLASPEKIRSWSYGEVKKPETINYRTLKPEREGLFCERIFGPTKDWECACGKYKRIRYKGIVCDRCGVEVTRSKVRRERMGHIELAAPVSHIWYFKGIPSRMGLVLDMSPRALEEIIYFASYVVIEPGDTSLEKKQLLTEREYRDKRDQYGQGFTAAMGAEAVKQLLDNVDLDGEVAQLKEELKSAQGQKRTRAIRRLDILEAFRASGNLPSWMVMDVIPVIPPDLRPMVQLEGGRFATSDLNDLYRRVINRNNRLKRLLDLNAPSIIVQNEKRMLQEAVDALIDNGRRGRPVTGPGNRPLKSLSHMLKGKQGRFRQNLLGKRVDYSGRSVIVVGPNLKMYQCGLPKEMAIELFKPFVMRELVQREIATNIKNAKRKIERGEDEVWDILEEVIQEHPVLLNRAPTLHRLGIQAFEPVLVEGRAIRLHPLVCEAYNADFDGDQMAVHVPLNEEAQAEARMLMLAAQNILNPKDGKPVVTPSQDMVLGNYYLTMEEEDREGEGMIFRDMNEAVLAWRNGYVHLHSRIGVQTTLLGDKPFTDWQKERILITTVGKIIFNEIMPIEFPYLNEPTDYNLTVQTPDKYFVEAGTDIPAHIKAQDLVLPFKKKNLGNIIAEVFKRFHITETSKMLDRMKDLGYKHSTHAGMTVGIADIMVLHEKQEIIDDAHKQVENITKQFRRGLITDDERYERVIGVWNKAKDEIQQKLIESMDAKNPIFMMSDSGARGNISNFTQLAGMRGLMAAPNGRIMELPIISNFREGLSVLEMFISTHGARKGMTDTALKTADSGYLTRRLVDVAQDVIIREDDCGTDRGLVIQSIREGNEIIEPLEERLLGRYTRKSVMHPETGKMIIGEDQLISEDLAREIVDAGVETVTIRSVFTCNTKHGVCKHCYGRNLATGSGVEVGEAVGTIAAQSIGEPGTQLTMRTFHTGGVAGDDITQGLPRVQEIFEARNPKGQAVITEVTGEVIDISEDPATRQKEVTIKGKTDTRTYTVPYTARMKVAEGDTIHRGEPLTEGSIDPKQLLQVRDVLSVENYLLREVQRVYRMQGVEIGDKHIEVMVRQMLRKVRVMDPGDTEILPGTLLDIAEFKDRNYDTLVAGGVPATSRPVLLGITKASLETNSFLSAASFQETTRVLTDAAIRGKKDPLLGLKENVIIGKIIPAGTGMARYRNMEPKEVGVASENVYSISDIEAQMAAEDALNELNK, encoded by the coding sequence TTGATCGATGTAAATAAATTCGAAAGTATGCAAATAGGTTTGGCTTCTCCAGAAAAGATCAGAAGCTGGTCTTACGGTGAAGTAAAGAAACCTGAAACGATTAATTACCGTACGTTAAAACCTGAACGTGAAGGGTTGTTCTGTGAACGCATTTTCGGTCCAACTAAAGACTGGGAATGTGCCTGCGGGAAATATAAACGTATTCGTTATAAAGGTATCGTTTGTGACCGTTGTGGTGTAGAAGTAACTCGTTCTAAAGTTCGTCGTGAACGTATGGGACATATCGAGTTAGCAGCACCTGTTTCACATATCTGGTATTTCAAAGGTATTCCATCTCGTATGGGTCTTGTGTTGGACATGAGTCCTCGTGCCTTAGAAGAAATCATTTACTTTGCATCATACGTAGTAATTGAACCAGGCGATACATCTTTAGAGAAAAAACAATTGTTAACAGAACGTGAATACCGTGACAAACGTGATCAATACGGTCAAGGCTTTACTGCAGCAATGGGTGCGGAAGCTGTGAAACAATTATTAGATAACGTTGACTTAGATGGTGAAGTAGCTCAACTAAAAGAAGAGTTAAAATCTGCTCAAGGTCAAAAAAGAACACGTGCGATTCGTCGCCTAGATATTTTAGAAGCATTCCGTGCTTCTGGAAACTTACCAAGCTGGATGGTTATGGATGTTATTCCTGTTATTCCGCCAGATTTACGTCCGATGGTTCAATTAGAAGGTGGTCGTTTTGCGACTTCTGACTTGAATGATTTATATCGTCGTGTAATCAACCGTAATAATCGTTTGAAACGTCTATTAGACTTAAATGCACCAAGCATTATCGTGCAAAATGAAAAACGTATGCTGCAAGAAGCTGTTGATGCGTTGATCGATAATGGTCGTCGTGGCCGTCCTGTTACAGGACCAGGTAACCGTCCATTGAAATCTCTTTCTCATATGTTGAAAGGGAAACAAGGTCGTTTCCGTCAAAACTTACTTGGTAAACGTGTGGATTACTCTGGTCGTTCCGTTATCGTCGTAGGGCCTAACCTAAAAATGTATCAATGTGGTCTACCAAAAGAAATGGCGATTGAATTGTTCAAACCATTCGTTATGCGCGAATTAGTTCAACGTGAAATCGCAACAAACATCAAAAATGCAAAACGTAAAATCGAGCGCGGTGAGGATGAAGTTTGGGATATCTTAGAAGAAGTAATTCAAGAACATCCAGTTTTACTTAACCGGGCACCTACATTGCATAGACTTGGTATCCAAGCCTTTGAACCTGTATTGGTCGAAGGTCGTGCGATTCGTCTTCACCCATTAGTGTGTGAAGCCTACAATGCCGATTTCGATGGAGACCAAATGGCCGTTCACGTTCCGTTGAACGAAGAAGCACAAGCAGAAGCACGTATGCTGATGTTAGCGGCTCAAAACATCTTGAACCCTAAAGATGGTAAACCAGTTGTTACACCATCTCAAGATATGGTCTTGGGTAACTATTACCTAACGATGGAAGAAGAAGACCGTGAAGGGGAAGGCATGATCTTCCGTGATATGAATGAAGCTGTTTTAGCATGGCGCAATGGCTATGTTCATTTACACTCACGTATTGGTGTTCAAACAACATTACTTGGTGATAAACCATTTACGGACTGGCAAAAAGAACGTATTTTGATCACTACTGTAGGTAAAATTATTTTTAACGAAATTATGCCTATTGAATTCCCTTATTTGAACGAACCAACTGACTACAACTTAACTGTGCAAACGCCTGATAAATATTTTGTAGAAGCTGGTACGGATATTCCAGCGCATATTAAAGCGCAAGATTTAGTATTGCCGTTCAAGAAGAAAAACTTAGGAAACATCATCGCTGAAGTATTCAAGAGATTCCATATCACTGAAACTTCTAAGATGCTTGATAGAATGAAGGACTTAGGGTATAAGCATTCTACTCATGCGGGTATGACTGTTGGTATCGCAGATATCATGGTATTGCATGAGAAACAAGAAATCATCGATGATGCCCATAAACAAGTTGAAAACATTACAAAACAATTCCGTCGTGGTCTGATTACAGATGATGAACGTTATGAACGTGTTATTGGTGTTTGGAACAAAGCCAAAGATGAGATCCAACAAAAACTGATTGAAAGTATGGATGCTAAAAATCCAATCTTCATGATGTCAGATTCTGGAGCCCGTGGTAACATCTCCAACTTTACTCAGCTTGCTGGTATGCGTGGACTGATGGCCGCTCCAAACGGACGTATCATGGAACTACCGATCATCTCTAACTTCCGTGAAGGACTTTCTGTCTTAGAGATGTTTATCTCTACCCATGGTGCTCGTAAAGGGATGACCGATACAGCCTTGAAGACAGCCGATTCAGGTTACTTGACTCGTCGTTTAGTTGACGTAGCGCAAGACGTTATTATTCGTGAAGACGATTGTGGAACTGACCGTGGTCTAGTGATTCAATCTATTCGTGAAGGAAATGAAATCATTGAACCTTTAGAAGAACGTCTACTTGGGCGTTACACTCGTAAATCAGTGATGCACCCTGAAACAGGCAAAATGATTATTGGCGAAGATCAACTGATTTCAGAAGATCTTGCTAGAGAAATCGTTGATGCTGGTGTTGAAACTGTAACGATCCGTTCCGTATTTACATGTAATACCAAACATGGTGTGTGTAAACACTGTTACGGCCGTAACTTGGCTACAGGTTCTGGTGTTGAAGTTGGTGAGGCAGTTGGTACAATTGCCGCTCAATCAATCGGAGAGCCTGGTACACAATTAACAATGCGTACGTTCCATACAGGTGGGGTTGCCGGAGACGATATTACTCAAGGTCTACCTCGTGTCCAAGAAATCTTTGAAGCACGTAATCCTAAAGGGCAAGCAGTTATCACAGAAGTTACCGGTGAAGTTATCGATATTTCTGAAGATCCTGCAACACGTCAAAAAGAAGTAACAATCAAAGGAAAAACAGATACTCGTACGTATACAGTTCCGTATACAGCTCGTATGAAAGTCGCTGAAGGCGATACGATCCATCGTGGGGAACCATTGACAGAGGGTTCGATCGATCCTAAGCAATTACTACAAGTTCGCGATGTTTTATCTGTTGAAAACTACCTATTGCGTGAAGTACAACGTGTGTACCGTATGCAAGGGGTGGAAATCGGCGATAAACATATCGAAGTAATGGTTCGTCAAATGCTTCGTAAAGTTCGTGTCATGGATCCAGGTGACACTGAAATCTTACCAGGCACATTACTAGATATCGCTGAATTTAAAGATCGTAACTATGACACATTAGTAGCTGGCGGCGTTCCTGCAACAAGTCGTCCAGTTTTACTAGGAATCACAAAAGCATCATTAGAAACAAACAGTTTCTTATCTGCTGCGTCATTCCAAGAAACAACTCGTGTGTTAACAGATGCTGCGATTCGCGGTAAAAAAGACCCATTACTTGGTTTGAAAGAAAATGTTATCATCGGTAAGATCATTCCGGCTGGTACTGGTATGGCTCGTTACCGTAACATGGAACCAAAAGAAGTTGGCGTAGCTAGCGAAAATGTTTACAGTATCTCTGATATTGAAGCACAAATGGCTGCTGAAGATGCTTTGAATGAGTTGAACAAATAG
- a CDS encoding glucosamine-6-phosphate deaminase: MKIIIEENYEKMSRVAANILLGKMHQQKRVNLAITAGSTPVKMYEYLVADVKNKSYFDNVHYYNFDEIPFRQKKGYGVTMTNLNNLFFKPAEIPESQIHPLDEINYKSQDKRIEQDGGLDLILLGIGADGHYCGNLPGTTKFEDLTSVVDENATENMKDILLNEVGGDENERPDLYVTMGPKSVMRAKEIVLFATGKKKASIIKQAFFGPITNEVPASLLQTHPNLTIVLDQEAASELN, encoded by the coding sequence ATGAAAATCATTATTGAAGAAAACTACGAAAAAATGAGCCGCGTTGCTGCTAACATTCTACTAGGAAAAATGCACCAACAAAAACGAGTCAACTTAGCAATTACCGCAGGCTCAACACCAGTTAAAATGTACGAGTACTTGGTTGCTGATGTAAAAAACAAATCTTATTTTGATAACGTTCATTATTACAACTTTGATGAAATCCCGTTCAGACAGAAAAAAGGGTATGGTGTAACTATGACAAATCTCAATAACCTTTTCTTTAAACCAGCAGAAATTCCTGAGAGCCAGATTCATCCATTAGACGAAATCAACTACAAATCGCAGGATAAAAGGATTGAACAAGACGGTGGATTAGACTTGATTTTATTAGGTATTGGCGCTGATGGACATTACTGTGGAAATTTGCCTGGAACAACAAAATTTGAAGATTTAACTTCTGTGGTAGATGAGAATGCTACCGAAAATATGAAAGATATTTTATTAAATGAGGTCGGTGGCGATGAAAATGAACGCCCTGATCTTTACGTTACAATGGGACCTAAAAGTGTGATGAGAGCTAAAGAAATTGTCTTATTTGCGACTGGGAAGAAAAAAGCAAGTATTATTAAACAAGCCTTTTTCGGTCCCATTACAAATGAGGTGCCCGCATCTTTACTGCAAACACACCCGAACCTAACAATTGTTTTAGATCAAGAAGCTGCATCAGAGCTTAACTAA
- the menA gene encoding 1,4-dihydroxy-2-naphthoate polyprenyltransferase, with the protein MTLQVFWQVVEIRTKLASLFPFAVGVLFSIAYFHEFQPGYTLLYFVGMIVFDMATTAINNYMDFKKAKSNVYKYEENIIGSSGIRPELVRNMIFGMIAFAAVIGIYLTVKTGWLFLVMGGVCCFIGIFYTYGPIPLSRMPLGEVFSGFTMGLGIFAMTIYLNVQENRPFYLMLDWNRGTFALTGNLWAVLTIICASLPMVFTIANIMLANNLRDLDTDIENHRYTLVYYIGRKQGVILFQVLMLACYVVVLVGLVCGVYRWPILLVFLSLPLIWKNLKLFKSELPHPKSFGYSIKNLILFNGSYLLGLLVAIILEKI; encoded by the coding sequence ATGACGTTACAAGTGTTTTGGCAAGTTGTGGAGATTAGGACAAAGTTAGCTAGTCTGTTTCCATTTGCTGTGGGGGTATTGTTTTCTATTGCTTATTTCCATGAATTTCAACCTGGATATACATTATTATATTTTGTTGGAATGATCGTTTTTGATATGGCGACAACTGCTATCAATAATTATATGGATTTCAAAAAAGCAAAATCTAACGTGTATAAATATGAAGAGAATATTATTGGTAGCTCGGGTATACGACCAGAGTTAGTGAGGAATATGATTTTTGGAATGATTGCTTTTGCTGCGGTGATTGGTATCTATTTGACTGTAAAAACTGGTTGGCTATTTTTAGTGATGGGCGGTGTTTGTTGTTTTATTGGGATTTTTTATACGTACGGACCGATTCCGTTGTCCAGAATGCCATTAGGTGAAGTCTTTAGTGGATTTACGATGGGACTTGGGATTTTTGCGATGACCATTTACTTGAATGTTCAAGAAAATCGTCCGTTTTATCTAATGCTTGATTGGAATCGTGGAACATTTGCTTTAACTGGAAACTTGTGGGCAGTGTTAACAATCATTTGTGCCTCGTTGCCGATGGTCTTTACGATTGCAAATATCATGTTGGCAAATAATTTGAGAGATTTAGATACAGACATTGAAAATCATCGCTATACATTGGTTTATTATATTGGTCGCAAGCAAGGAGTTATTTTGTTTCAAGTGTTGATGTTGGCTTGCTATGTAGTTGTTTTGGTGGGCTTGGTGTGTGGGGTGTATCGCTGGCCGATTTTATTGGTATTTTTATCACTACCGCTGATTTGGAAGAACCTGAAATTGTTTAAGTCGGAGCTACCTCATCCTAAAAGTTTTGGTTATTCTATAAAAAATTTGATTCTGTTTAATGGTAGTTACTTACTCGGCTTGTTAGTTGCCATTATTTTAGAAAAGATTTAA
- the msrA gene encoding peptide-methionine (S)-S-oxide reductase MsrA: MEHNYEKAIFAGGCFWCMVKPFDTQPGIISVVAGYTGGHVENPTYEQVTTGTTSHTEAVEITYDPTIMSYEKLVETYWQQTDPTDALGQFADRGDSYRPVIFYANEAQKEIAEKSKATLQASGRFTQPIVTKIEPAQPFYPAEDYHQDYYKKHSVHYNLYREGSGRAGFIRKNWKNK, from the coding sequence ATGGAACATAATTACGAAAAAGCAATTTTTGCTGGCGGTTGTTTTTGGTGTATGGTCAAACCTTTTGATACGCAACCAGGTATTATTTCAGTTGTAGCTGGTTACACAGGAGGACATGTTGAAAACCCAACTTATGAACAAGTCACAACAGGAACAACTAGTCATACAGAAGCGGTTGAAATAACGTATGATCCCACGATTATGTCATACGAAAAACTAGTAGAAACGTATTGGCAACAAACAGATCCAACAGATGCTTTAGGGCAATTTGCAGATCGCGGTGATTCTTATCGTCCTGTTATCTTTTATGCAAATGAAGCACAAAAGGAAATTGCTGAAAAATCCAAAGCGACACTACAAGCAAGTGGTCGTTTTACTCAGCCAATCGTTACAAAAATTGAACCAGCTCAGCCTTTTTATCCAGCAGAAGACTATCATCAAGATTACTATAAAAAACACAGTGTACACTACAATCTATATCGAGAAGGATCTGGACGAGCTGGATTTATTCGGAAAAATTGGAAAAATAAATAG
- the rpoB gene encoding DNA-directed RNA polymerase subunit beta, with translation MAGHVVKYGKHRERRSFARISEVLELPNLIEIQTDSYQWFLDEGLREMFEDILPIDDFQGNLSLEFVDYELKEPKYTVEEARAHDANYSAPLHVTLRLTNRESGEIKSQEVFFGDFPLMTEMGTFIINGAERVIVSQLVRSPGVYFHGKVDKNGKEGFGSTVIPNRGAWLEMETDAKDISYVRIDRTRKIPLTVLVRALGFGSDDTIFEIFGESLSLRNTIEKDLHKNASDSRTEEGLKDIYERLRPGEPKTADSSRNLLNARFFDPKRYDLANVGRYKVNKKLDLKTRLLNLTLGETLIDAETGEILVEKGTVLTHQVMETLGEHIDNGLNSVTYYPSEDGVVTEPMTVQVIKVLSPKDPERIVNVIGNGYPDTSVKTVRPADIVASMSYFFNLQEDIGNVDDIDHLGNRRIRSVGELLQNQFRIGLARMERVVRERMSIQDTETLTPQQLINIRPVVASIKEFFGSSQLSQFMDQTNPLGELTHKRRLSALGPGGLTRDRAGYEVRDVHYSHYGRMCPIETPEGPNIGLINSLSSYAKVNKFGFIETPYRRVDRATGKVTDQVDYLTADTEDHYIVAQANSRLNEDGTFAEELVMARLQSENLEVTIDRVDYMDVSPKQVVAVATACIPFLENDDSNRALMGANMQRQAVPLIQPRSPLVGTGMEYKSAHDSGAALLCKHDGVVEYVDASEVRVRRDNGALDKYMVTKFRRSNSGTSYNQRPIVLLGEKVEKGDTLADGPSMEEGEMALGQNVLVGFMTWEGYNYEDAIIMSRRLVKDDVYTSIHIEEYESEARDTKLGPEEITREIPNVGEDALKDLDEMGIIRIGAEVKDGDLLVGKVTPKGVTELSAEERLLHAIFGEKAREVRDTSLRVPHGGGGIVHDVKIFTREAGDELSPGVNMLVRVYIVQKRKIHEGDKMAGRHGNKGVVSRIMPEEDMPFLPDGTPIDIMLNPLGVPSRMNIGQVLELHLGMAARQLGIHIATPVFDGANDEDVWETVREAGMARDAKTVLYDGRTGEPFDNRISVGVMYMIKLAHMVDDKLHARSIGPYSLVTQQPLGGKAQFGGQRFGEMEVWALEAYGAAYTLQEILTYKSDDVVGRVKTYEAIVKGEPIPKPGVPESFRVLVKELQSLGLDMRVLDIEEQEIELRDMDDDDDDLITVDALTKFAEQQSAKQLEKEAAEAKEAADAVLEQEIETAEDTKD, from the coding sequence TTGGCTGGACACGTAGTAAAATACGGAAAACACCGCGAACGTAGAAGTTTCGCCCGGATCAGTGAAGTGTTAGAGTTGCCTAACTTGATCGAAATTCAAACAGACTCTTACCAATGGTTTTTAGATGAAGGCTTAAGAGAAATGTTTGAAGACATTTTACCTATCGATGATTTTCAAGGGAACTTATCTTTGGAATTTGTGGATTATGAATTAAAAGAACCTAAGTATACGGTAGAAGAAGCGCGTGCACATGATGCAAACTATTCTGCACCGTTACACGTTACTCTACGATTGACAAACCGTGAATCTGGAGAAATCAAATCACAAGAAGTATTCTTCGGTGATTTCCCTCTAATGACTGAAATGGGAACATTTATCATCAATGGTGCAGAACGTGTTATCGTTTCTCAATTAGTACGTTCACCTGGTGTTTATTTCCATGGAAAAGTAGATAAAAATGGGAAAGAAGGTTTTGGCTCAACAGTCATTCCTAACCGTGGTGCATGGTTAGAAATGGAAACTGACGCTAAAGACATTTCTTATGTGCGTATTGACCGTACACGTAAAATTCCTTTAACTGTATTAGTTCGTGCCTTAGGATTTGGCTCTGACGATACAATTTTTGAAATTTTCGGTGAATCTTTAAGCTTACGTAATACGATCGAAAAAGATCTACACAAAAATGCTAGCGATTCTCGTACAGAAGAAGGCTTGAAAGATATTTATGAGCGTCTTCGACCTGGTGAGCCGAAAACAGCAGACAGTTCTCGTAACTTGCTGAATGCTCGTTTCTTCGATCCAAAACGTTATGACTTAGCAAACGTTGGTCGTTACAAAGTTAACAAAAAATTAGATTTAAAAACACGTCTATTGAATCTAACTTTGGGTGAAACACTGATCGATGCTGAAACAGGAGAAATCCTTGTTGAAAAAGGAACAGTGTTGACGCATCAAGTAATGGAAACATTAGGCGAACACATCGATAACGGCTTAAACAGCGTAACCTATTACCCAAGCGAAGATGGTGTAGTTACTGAACCAATGACGGTTCAAGTAATTAAAGTTCTTTCTCCAAAAGATCCAGAGCGCATCGTTAACGTAATCGGTAATGGTTATCCTGATACAAGTGTGAAGACTGTTCGTCCAGCAGATATCGTCGCTTCAATGAGCTATTTCTTTAACTTACAAGAAGACATCGGTAACGTAGATGATATCGATCACTTAGGCAATCGTCGTATTCGTTCAGTTGGTGAATTACTACAAAACCAATTCCGTATTGGTTTAGCTCGTATGGAGCGTGTGGTTCGTGAAAGAATGTCGATCCAAGATACAGAAACATTGACACCACAGCAATTGATCAATATCCGTCCGGTAGTGGCAAGTATCAAAGAATTCTTTGGTTCTTCTCAGTTATCACAATTCATGGATCAAACAAATCCTCTAGGTGAGTTGACACACAAACGTCGTCTATCTGCCTTAGGACCTGGTGGTTTGACTCGTGACCGTGCCGGCTATGAAGTTCGAGACGTTCACTATTCCCACTATGGCCGTATGTGTCCGATCGAAACGCCTGAGGGTCCAAATATCGGATTGATCAACAGCTTATCAAGTTATGCCAAAGTTAATAAATTTGGCTTTATCGAAACACCGTACCGTCGTGTAGACCGTGCAACAGGAAAAGTAACCGATCAAGTAGATTACTTAACTGCTGACACAGAGGATCACTATATCGTAGCGCAAGCAAACTCACGCTTAAATGAAGATGGGACATTCGCTGAAGAATTAGTAATGGCTCGTCTACAAAGTGAAAACCTTGAAGTAACGATCGATAGAGTCGACTACATGGACGTTTCACCTAAACAGGTAGTAGCCGTTGCGACAGCATGTATTCCTTTCTTGGAAAACGATGACTCCAACCGTGCCTTGATGGGTGCCAACATGCAACGTCAAGCAGTGCCTTTGATCCAACCTCGTTCACCACTTGTGGGTACAGGTATGGAATACAAATCAGCACATGACTCAGGTGCCGCATTACTGTGTAAACATGATGGTGTCGTTGAATACGTGGATGCATCAGAAGTACGCGTTCGCCGTGACAATGGCGCATTAGATAAATATATGGTAACAAAATTCCGTCGTTCAAATTCAGGTACAAGTTACAACCAACGTCCAATCGTTCTTTTAGGCGAAAAAGTTGAAAAAGGCGATACATTAGCAGATGGTCCTTCTATGGAAGAAGGCGAAATGGCTTTAGGACAAAACGTACTTGTCGGATTCATGACATGGGAAGGGTATAACTACGAGGATGCGATCATCATGAGCCGTCGTTTGGTGAAAGATGATGTCTATACTTCTATCCATATTGAAGAATATGAGTCAGAAGCTCGTGATACAAAATTAGGACCTGAAGAAATTACTCGTGAAATTCCAAACGTCGGGGAAGATGCATTGAAAGACCTTGACGAAATGGGGATTATCCGTATCGGTGCTGAAGTTAAAGATGGTGACCTATTAGTAGGTAAAGTAACGCCTAAAGGGGTAACTGAGTTATCTGCTGAAGAACGTTTACTACATGCAATCTTTGGTGAAAAAGCTCGTGAAGTGCGTGATACATCTCTACGTGTGCCACATGGTGGCGGCGGAATCGTTCACGATGTGAAAATCTTTACTCGTGAAGCAGGAGACGAATTATCTCCAGGCGTAAACATGCTAGTTCGTGTCTATATCGTTCAAAAACGTAAAATCCATGAAGGAGATAAAATGGCTGGTCGTCACGGTAATAAAGGGGTTGTATCCCGTATTATGCCGGAAGAAGATATGCCATTTCTACCAGATGGAACACCGATCGATATCATGTTGAACCCACTAGGGGTACCATCACGTATGAATATCGGACAAGTATTAGAGTTGCACTTAGGGATGGCTGCCCGTCAGTTAGGTATCCACATTGCAACACCAGTATTCGATGGTGCAAATGATGAGGATGTATGGGAAACTGTTCGAGAAGCGGGGATGGCTCGTGATGCGAAAACTGTTCTTTATGACGGACGTACTGGTGAACCATTTGATAACCGTATCTCTGTTGGTGTGATGTATATGATCAAATTGGCCCACATGGTCGATGATAAATTGCATGCCCGTTCTATTGGACCATACTCACTTGTTACCCAACAACCACTTGGAGGTAAAGCTCAATTTGGTGGACAACGTTTTGGGGAGATGGAAGTATGGGCACTGGAAGCATACGGTGCAGCTTACACCTTACAAGAAATTTTAACGTACAAATCTGATGACGTTGTTGGTCGTGTGAAAACATACGAAGCCATCGTCAAAGGTGAACCAATTCCAAAACCAGGCGTTCCGGAATCATTCCGCGTATTGGTAAAAGAATTACAATCACTTGGATTAGATATGCGCGTATTGGACATTGAAGAACAAGAAATCGAATTGCGTGATATGGACGATGATGATGATGACTTGATCACCGTTGATGCCCTAACAAAATTCGCAGAACAACAATCAGCGAAACAATTAGAAAAAGAAGCAGCGGAAGCAAAAGAAGCAGCTGATGCAGTGCTTGAACAAGAAATAGAAACTGCTGAAGATACAAAAGACTAA
- a CDS encoding zinc ribbon domain-containing protein — translation MEKQQYICDKCGNEHYVSDQFQATGGNFSKLFDIQNKKFITISCSRCGFTELYRGQTSDGWNVLDFLIGG, via the coding sequence ATGGAAAAGCAGCAGTATATTTGTGATAAATGTGGTAATGAGCATTATGTTTCAGACCAGTTTCAAGCAACCGGAGGGAATTTTTCAAAACTATTCGATATACAAAATAAAAAATTTATAACTATCAGTTGCTCTAGATGTGGTTTTACAGAATTGTATCGTGGACAAACATCAGATGGCTGGAATGTCTTAGACTTTTTAATAGGTGGATAA
- a CDS encoding biotin--[acetyl-CoA-carboxylase] ligase, protein MSTKSQVLTLLMQQMPAFISGEEIAKKLSLSRTAIWKAINELKKEGHLISSSRNKGYRYEPSDVLSAEGIQFALNPDTPKLSIVVLDSSESTMKDAKLAAINGEPSNTLIVADLQEASKGRFGRPFFSKAGVGIYMSMLLRPNQNFEEMAQYTVIMAVAIARAMDNLASVQTEIKWVNDIYINGKKVCGILSEAMSDVESGQISNVIIGMGINFSLKQREFPEELQEKATSLFQENSPTITRNDLIAEIWNQFYSILDQLPDRTFLEEYRQKSFVLGKTVSFTQAGVDYKGIATTISEHGELVVKLDEGIEKVLSSGEISLSKIN, encoded by the coding sequence ATGTCTACGAAAAGTCAGGTTTTAACATTATTGATGCAACAAATGCCAGCCTTCATTTCTGGTGAAGAGATAGCAAAAAAACTCTCTCTCTCCCGCACGGCCATTTGGAAAGCAATCAATGAATTAAAAAAAGAAGGACACCTTATTTCAAGCAGCAGAAACAAAGGCTATCGCTATGAACCCTCCGATGTTTTATCTGCTGAAGGGATTCAATTCGCTTTAAACCCAGATACGCCAAAACTCTCGATTGTTGTGCTGGATTCTTCAGAGTCTACGATGAAAGATGCCAAATTAGCAGCAATCAATGGCGAACCTAGCAACACCCTAATTGTCGCAGACCTTCAAGAAGCTTCAAAAGGACGATTTGGTAGACCTTTTTTCTCAAAAGCTGGCGTTGGCATTTATATGAGTATGTTGTTGCGACCTAATCAAAACTTTGAAGAAATGGCACAATATACCGTCATTATGGCTGTTGCGATTGCTCGAGCAATGGATAATTTAGCTTCCGTACAAACAGAAATAAAATGGGTCAACGACATTTATATCAACGGTAAGAAAGTTTGCGGTATTTTGTCAGAAGCGATGAGTGATGTTGAGTCTGGTCAGATTTCAAATGTCATTATTGGTATGGGAATCAATTTTTCTTTAAAACAACGCGAATTTCCAGAAGAGCTCCAAGAAAAAGCAACTTCCCTCTTCCAAGAAAATTCTCCCACAATTACCCGCAACGACTTGATTGCAGAAATTTGGAACCAGTTTTACAGCATCCTTGACCAGTTACCAGACCGAACATTTTTAGAGGAGTACCGCCAAAAATCATTTGTTCTTGGAAAAACAGTTTCATTTACCCAAGCAGGTGTTGACTATAAAGGGATTGCCACAACAATCAGCGAACACGGAGAGTTAGTTGTTAAACTGGATGAAGGAATAGAAAAAGTCCTTTCCTCTGGAGAGATCAGTTTGAGTAAGATAAATTAA